One Nocardia sp. BMG111209 DNA segment encodes these proteins:
- a CDS encoding ABC-F family ATP-binding cassette domain-containing protein, which produces MSTTLHAHGLAAGHGERTLFSDLDLVLAPGDVIGLVGVNGAGKSTLLRMLAEHDPRTGQITLSPPDATVGYLAQEPERIAGETVLQFLSRRTGVATAQQVMDAAAERLGEGGDDEYSPALERWLALGGADLDQRAEEVAADLGLTDRLPEGLDTPMTALSGGQAARAGLASVLLSRFDILLLDEPTNDLDLDGLDRLEQFVTAVRVPLMVISHDREFLARTVNRIVELDLAQQQVGVYDGGYEAYLAEREIARRHAREAYEEYADTRSGLEARQTMQRNWLEHGVRNARRKTKDSDKAGRKMRQESTEKQASKVRQTQRRIERLDAVEEPRKEWELRMSIAAAPRSGSVVATVSGATVTRGEFTLGPVTAQVDWGDRIVLTGANGSGKSTLLALLLGKLKPDTGTATLGSGVAIGEVDQARNLFRGNDSLVDTFGAQIPDRNEADVRTLLAKFGLRGTHVQRPDDTLSPGERTRAALALLQAKGVNLLVLDEPTNHLDLPAIEQLEQAVESFDGTLLLVTHDRRMLDSIRATRRWHLDRGRLTESH; this is translated from the coding sequence GTGAGCACGACACTGCATGCACACGGTCTGGCCGCCGGGCACGGTGAGCGAACCCTGTTCAGCGACCTCGATCTGGTGCTGGCCCCCGGCGACGTGATCGGGCTGGTCGGCGTGAACGGCGCGGGCAAGTCGACGCTGCTGCGCATGCTGGCCGAGCACGATCCGCGGACCGGGCAGATCACCCTCAGCCCGCCGGATGCCACGGTGGGCTATCTCGCACAGGAACCCGAGCGGATCGCCGGCGAGACGGTGCTGCAGTTCCTGTCCCGCCGCACCGGCGTCGCGACCGCGCAGCAGGTCATGGACGCCGCGGCCGAGCGGCTCGGCGAGGGCGGCGACGACGAGTACTCCCCGGCGCTGGAACGCTGGCTCGCCCTCGGCGGCGCCGACCTGGATCAGCGGGCCGAGGAGGTGGCCGCCGATCTGGGCCTCACCGACCGGTTGCCCGAGGGTCTGGACACCCCGATGACCGCACTGTCCGGCGGCCAGGCCGCCCGCGCCGGTCTGGCGTCGGTGTTGTTGTCCCGCTTCGACATTCTGCTGCTGGACGAACCCACCAACGATCTCGACCTGGACGGGCTGGACCGGCTGGAACAGTTCGTGACCGCGGTACGGGTGCCGCTGATGGTGATCAGCCACGACCGGGAGTTCTTGGCGCGCACCGTGAATCGCATCGTGGAGCTGGATCTCGCGCAGCAGCAGGTCGGTGTCTACGACGGCGGTTACGAGGCGTACCTCGCCGAGCGTGAGATCGCCCGGCGGCACGCGCGTGAGGCGTACGAGGAGTACGCGGACACCCGGTCCGGCCTGGAGGCCCGGCAGACGATGCAGCGCAACTGGCTCGAACACGGTGTGCGCAACGCCCGCCGCAAGACCAAGGATTCCGACAAGGCCGGGCGGAAGATGCGCCAGGAGTCGACGGAGAAGCAGGCGTCGAAGGTCCGGCAGACGCAGCGCCGCATCGAGCGGCTCGACGCGGTGGAGGAGCCGCGCAAGGAATGGGAGCTGCGGATGTCGATCGCCGCCGCGCCGCGCAGCGGTTCGGTGGTGGCGACGGTGTCCGGGGCGACGGTCACCCGCGGCGAGTTCACGCTGGGACCCGTGACGGCACAGGTCGATTGGGGCGACCGGATCGTGCTCACCGGCGCGAACGGCTCGGGGAAATCCACCCTGCTGGCGCTGCTGCTCGGAAAACTGAAGCCGGACACCGGAACCGCCACGCTGGGTTCGGGTGTCGCGATCGGCGAGGTCGACCAGGCCCGTAACCTGTTCCGCGGCAACGACTCCCTGGTGGACACCTTCGGCGCGCAGATCCCGGATCGGAACGAGGCCGACGTGCGCACCCTGCTCGCCAAATTCGGCCTGCGCGGCACGCACGTGCAGCGGCCCGACGACACCCTCTCCCCCGGTGAACGCACCCGCGCAGCACTCGCGCTGCTACAGGCGAAGGGGGTCAACCTGCTGGTGCTGGACGAGCCAACCAACCATCTCGACCTGCCCGCGATCGAACAACTGGAGCAGGCCGTCGAATCCTTCGACGGCACACTGCTGCTGGTCACCCACGACCGCCGCATGCTCGACAGCATCCGCGCCACCCGCCGCTGGCACCTGGACCGGGGGCGTCTCACCGAATCGCACTGA
- the pth gene encoding aminoacyl-tRNA hydrolase: MTESTASGPALVVGLGNPGSEYERTRHNVGFMVADVLAERVGGRFTVHKKSGADLIEARLDGRRVLLAKPRSFMNVSGRPVAALAKFFSVPPTEVIVVHDELDLPFGTIRLKRGGGEGGHNGLRSLSSALATKDYLRVRFGIGRPPGRQDPADFVLKPFATVERKDLPVFVEQAADAVELLLRAGLEPAQNQLH, from the coding sequence ATGACCGAATCCACGGCGTCCGGGCCGGCGCTCGTGGTCGGCCTGGGTAATCCCGGGTCCGAATACGAGCGCACCCGGCACAATGTCGGTTTCATGGTCGCCGACGTGCTCGCCGAGCGCGTCGGCGGTCGTTTCACCGTGCACAAGAAGTCGGGCGCCGATCTGATCGAGGCCCGGCTGGACGGGCGCAGAGTGCTGCTGGCCAAGCCGCGCTCGTTCATGAACGTATCCGGGCGCCCGGTGGCGGCGCTGGCCAAATTCTTCTCGGTGCCGCCGACCGAGGTGATCGTCGTGCACGACGAACTCGACCTCCCGTTCGGCACCATCCGGCTCAAGCGCGGTGGCGGCGAGGGCGGCCACAACGGATTGCGCTCGCTGTCCAGCGCACTCGCCACCAAGGACTATCTGCGGGTGCGCTTCGGCATCGGCCGGCCGCCGGGCCGCCAGGATCCGGCCGATTTCGTGCTGAAGCCGTTCGCCACCGTGGAACGCAAGGATCTGCCGGTATTCGTCGAACAGGCCGCCGACGCCGTCGAGCTGCTGTTGCGGGCGGGCCTAGAACCCGCCCAGAACCAGCTGCACTGA
- a CDS encoding pyridoxamine 5'-phosphate oxidase family protein produces the protein MPAAEPALAAEPVANFDARFSEPDSTPPPWSAVRDVLAGSEMFWLSTVRADGRPHVTPIPAIWHGGRLHICTGDQEQKARNLAADPRCVLTTGTNTLRAGLDVIVEGEAIRVTDREVLAQLARLWKTKLDWDFEVGDDAFRDAGDRTGLVFAVAPRKVLAFGKNPYTQTRFTFPD, from the coding sequence ATGCCCGCAGCCGAACCCGCGCTCGCAGCCGAGCCCGTAGCGAATTTCGACGCCCGCTTCAGCGAACCCGATTCCACTCCGCCGCCGTGGTCCGCAGTGCGGGACGTACTGGCCGGATCGGAGATGTTCTGGCTGTCCACCGTGCGCGCCGACGGCCGCCCGCACGTGACGCCGATCCCGGCGATCTGGCACGGCGGCCGACTGCACATCTGCACCGGCGATCAGGAGCAGAAGGCGCGCAATCTGGCGGCGGACCCGCGCTGTGTGCTGACCACCGGCACCAACACGCTGCGCGCGGGTCTGGACGTGATCGTGGAGGGCGAGGCGATCCGGGTCACCGACCGGGAGGTCCTCGCGCAGCTGGCCCGGCTGTGGAAAACGAAGCTGGACTGGGATTTCGAGGTGGGCGACGACGCCTTCCGCGATGCCGGGGACCGTACCGGCCTGGTGTTCGCGGTCGCGCCGCGGAAGGTGCTGGCGTTCGGGAAGAATCCCTACACCCAGACCCGGTTCACGTTCCCGGACTGA
- a CDS encoding 50S ribosomal protein L25/general stress protein Ctc, whose amino-acid sequence MSDASLLEATVRTEFGKGAARRTRRDGNVPAVLYGHGEAPKHLSLNAQAFAAILREHGTNAVLNLEIDGTKQLALTKSVVVHPIRRYIEHADLLIVRRGEKVAADVNITLTGEAASGTLVTQETTTVSIEADALNIPTSLEVSIEGIAAGTQITAGEIVLPRGVQLAVAAETLVVNIIAAPTAEAMEAEGGEAPAAESAEGEAE is encoded by the coding sequence ATGTCCGACGCCAGCCTTCTCGAAGCCACCGTACGCACCGAGTTCGGCAAGGGTGCTGCCCGCCGCACTCGTCGTGACGGCAACGTCCCCGCCGTGCTGTACGGCCACGGCGAGGCCCCCAAGCATCTGTCGCTGAACGCGCAGGCGTTCGCCGCGATCCTGCGTGAGCACGGCACCAACGCCGTGCTGAACCTGGAGATCGACGGCACCAAGCAGCTCGCCCTCACCAAGTCGGTGGTGGTACACCCCATCCGCCGCTACATCGAGCACGCCGACCTGCTGATCGTCCGCCGGGGCGAGAAGGTCGCCGCCGACGTGAACATCACCCTGACCGGTGAGGCCGCCTCGGGCACCCTGGTCACCCAGGAGACCACCACCGTCAGTATCGAGGCCGACGCGCTGAACATCCCGACCTCGCTGGAGGTCTCGATCGAGGGCATCGCCGCCGGCACCCAGATCACCGCCGGTGAGATCGTGCTGCCGCGGGGCGTCCAGCTCGCGGTCGCCGCGGAGACGCTGGTCGTCAACATCATCGCCGCGCCGACCGCCGAGGCGATGGAGGCCGAGGGTGGCGAGGCTCCGGCCGCCGAGTCGGCCGAGGGCGAAGCCGAGTAA
- a CDS encoding type VII secretion target, with translation MNGGNELRVDPAGLRQLADRVGQSAEALARCTEPLGDSGFGAGTDAGRDYAGQGAAVRAGVERLAGRLRQWGTATAATATAMHDAADSYAAAEQNNAHGVAGTGDH, from the coding sequence ATGAACGGCGGGAACGAGCTTCGTGTCGATCCGGCAGGGCTGCGACAGCTGGCGGATCGGGTAGGGCAGTCGGCCGAGGCGCTCGCGCGTTGCACGGAACCGTTGGGCGACAGTGGTTTCGGCGCCGGGACCGATGCGGGCCGTGACTACGCCGGGCAGGGGGCCGCGGTCCGCGCAGGGGTGGAACGACTCGCCGGCCGGCTGCGGCAGTGGGGCACGGCGACCGCCGCGACAGCGACCGCGATGCACGACGCGGCCGATTCATATGCCGCCGCCGAGCAGAACAATGCGCACGGTGTCGCGGGCACCGGCGACCACTGA
- a CDS encoding DUF6802 family protein, which yields MITSEDLSGPDPSTVDAHTDLGGLGAVELHPTQDLGGPADTETVHGDHSLDIWTDLDHDGLADHVTIVDTDGDYSAWEFHHHADGTTEWVRTDRGHLGDTGQANRSR from the coding sequence ATGATCACCTCGGAGGATCTGTCCGGTCCGGACCCGTCGACCGTCGACGCGCACACCGACCTCGGCGGTCTCGGCGCGGTGGAGCTGCATCCGACCCAGGATCTCGGCGGCCCCGCCGATACGGAAACCGTCCACGGCGATCATTCCCTCGACATCTGGACCGATCTCGACCACGACGGCCTCGCCGACCACGTCACCATCGTCGACACCGACGGCGACTACTCGGCCTGGGAGTTCCACCACCACGCGGACGGCACTACGGAATGGGTCCGCACCGACCGCGGTCACCTCGGCGACACCGGGCAGGCGAACCGCAGCCGGTGA
- the rpsI gene encoding 30S ribosomal protein S9 — translation MTTPEEINETFEGDTAAEVVEEGYSYEAEADTEAEGEAGAESEAPAFAPIVIDRPVQTVGRRKEAVVRVRLVPGSGQFQLNGRTLENYFPNKVHQQLVKSPLVTVERVETFDVYARLVGGGPSGQAGALRLAIARALIEVTPEDRPALKRAGFLTRDPRATERKKYGLKKARKAPQYSKR, via the coding sequence GTGACCACTCCCGAGGAAATCAACGAGACCTTCGAGGGCGACACCGCTGCCGAGGTCGTCGAAGAGGGCTACAGCTACGAGGCCGAGGCCGACACGGAGGCCGAGGGTGAGGCCGGCGCCGAGAGCGAAGCTCCCGCATTCGCCCCGATCGTGATCGATCGCCCGGTGCAGACCGTCGGCCGCCGCAAGGAGGCCGTCGTCCGCGTCCGCCTGGTTCCCGGCTCCGGCCAGTTCCAGCTGAACGGCCGCACCCTGGAGAACTACTTCCCGAACAAGGTGCACCAGCAGCTGGTCAAGTCCCCGCTGGTCACCGTCGAGCGGGTCGAGACCTTCGACGTGTACGCCCGTCTGGTCGGTGGCGGCCCGTCCGGTCAGGCCGGCGCGCTGCGCCTGGCCATCGCTCGCGCGCTGATCGAGGTCACCCCGGAGGATCGCCCCGCCCTCAAGCGCGCCGGCTTCCTCACCCGTGACCCGCGTGCCACCGAGCGCAAGAAGTACGGCCTCAAGAAGGCCCGCAAGGCTCCGCAGTACTCGAAGCGCTGA
- the glmS gene encoding glutamine--fructose-6-phosphate transaminase (isomerizing) → MCGIVGYVGYRDALGVVVDALRRMEYRGYDSAGVAILDGAGTVNVERRAGRLANLEAALAEAGAAFAGTTGMGHTRWATHGAPTDRNAHPHRDVTGKVAVVHNGIIENFVPLRRELEDAGVELLSDTDTEVAVHLVANAYESGPTAGDFVGSTLTVLRRLEGAFTLVFTHADHPGTIVAARRSTPLVVGVGHNEMFIASDVTAFIEHTREAVELGQDQAVVITADGYTVTDFSGATGVPIRPFTIDWDLAAAEKGGHDYFMLKEIEEQPAGVADTLIGHFAGGRIVLDEQRLADQELREFDKVFVVACGSSYHAGLLAKYAIEHWTRLPVEVELASEFRYRDPVLDRSTLVVAISQSGETADTLEAVRHAKEQKARVLAICNTNGAQIPRESDAVLYTRTGPEIGVASTKAFLAQITANYLVGLALAQARGTKYPDEVAREFGELEAMPRLVERVLDSAEDVRAIARQFAHERTVLFLGRHVGYPVALEGALKLKELAYMHAEGFAAGELKHGPIALIEDGLPVIVVMPSPKGRAVLHSKLLSNIREIQARGARTIVIAEEGDDTVRPFADHLIEIPVAPTLYQPLLSTVPLQIFAAEVAQARGYDIDKPRNLAKSVTVE, encoded by the coding sequence ATGTGCGGAATCGTTGGATACGTCGGGTATCGGGACGCTCTCGGCGTCGTCGTTGACGCGCTGCGCCGCATGGAGTACCGCGGATACGACTCCGCCGGTGTCGCGATTCTGGACGGTGCGGGAACCGTCAACGTCGAGCGCCGGGCCGGTCGCCTGGCGAATCTGGAGGCCGCACTCGCCGAGGCGGGTGCGGCCTTCGCGGGCACCACGGGTATGGGCCACACCCGCTGGGCCACCCACGGCGCACCCACCGATCGCAACGCGCACCCGCACCGCGACGTCACCGGGAAGGTGGCCGTGGTGCACAACGGCATCATCGAGAATTTCGTCCCGCTGCGCCGGGAGCTCGAGGACGCGGGCGTGGAACTGCTCAGCGACACCGATACCGAGGTCGCGGTCCACCTGGTCGCGAACGCCTACGAATCGGGCCCGACCGCGGGCGATTTCGTCGGCAGCACGCTGACCGTCCTGCGCCGCCTGGAGGGCGCGTTCACGCTGGTCTTCACCCACGCCGACCATCCGGGCACGATCGTGGCGGCCCGGCGATCCACCCCGCTGGTGGTGGGTGTCGGCCACAACGAGATGTTCATCGCCTCGGATGTCACCGCGTTCATCGAGCACACCCGCGAGGCGGTGGAACTCGGCCAGGACCAGGCGGTGGTGATCACCGCCGACGGCTACACGGTCACCGATTTCTCCGGTGCCACCGGCGTGCCGATCCGGCCGTTCACCATCGACTGGGATCTCGCCGCCGCCGAGAAGGGCGGCCACGACTACTTCATGCTGAAGGAGATCGAGGAGCAGCCGGCCGGCGTCGCCGACACTCTGATCGGGCATTTCGCCGGCGGGCGGATCGTGCTGGACGAGCAGCGGCTCGCCGATCAGGAGTTGCGCGAGTTCGACAAGGTCTTCGTGGTCGCCTGCGGCAGTTCGTATCACGCGGGCCTGCTGGCCAAGTACGCGATCGAGCACTGGACCCGGCTGCCGGTCGAGGTGGAGCTGGCCAGCGAGTTCCGTTATCGCGATCCGGTGCTGGACCGATCCACGCTGGTGGTGGCGATCTCGCAGTCGGGGGAGACCGCCGACACGCTGGAGGCGGTGCGGCACGCCAAGGAGCAGAAGGCCCGCGTGCTGGCGATCTGCAACACCAACGGCGCTCAGATTCCCCGCGAGTCCGATGCGGTCCTCTATACCCGTACGGGTCCCGAGATCGGCGTGGCGTCGACGAAGGCGTTCCTGGCCCAGATCACTGCCAACTATCTGGTCGGGCTGGCGCTGGCCCAGGCCCGCGGTACCAAATATCCGGACGAGGTGGCCCGCGAGTTCGGCGAGCTGGAGGCGATGCCGAGGCTGGTCGAGCGGGTGCTGGATTCGGCGGAGGATGTGCGGGCCATCGCCCGGCAGTTCGCGCACGAGCGGACGGTGCTGTTCCTCGGCCGGCACGTCGGCTATCCGGTGGCGCTGGAGGGTGCGCTCAAGCTCAAGGAGCTGGCGTACATGCACGCCGAGGGTTTCGCCGCCGGTGAACTGAAGCACGGCCCGATCGCGCTGATCGAGGACGGCCTGCCGGTGATCGTGGTGATGCCGTCGCCGAAGGGTCGCGCGGTACTGCATTCGAAGCTGCTGTCCAACATCCGGGAGATCCAGGCGCGCGGCGCGCGCACGATCGTGATCGCGGAGGAGGGCGACGACACCGTGCGCCCGTTCGCCGATCATCTGATCGAGATCCCGGTGGCGCCGACCCTGTACCAGCCGTTGCTGTCGACGGTGCCGTTGCAGATCTTCGCCGCCGAGGTGGCCCAGGCCCGCGGCTACGACATCGACAAGCCGCGCAACCTGGCCAAATCCGTCACGGTCGAATAG
- a CDS encoding chlorophyllase/cutinase-like alpha/beta fold protein, translating to MSASVKSLLKLLTSPGPHRVLGGNLAVAGQPGVVFTPEQGTNLPAVAFGHGWLAGAGNYVRLLQHLASWGFVAAAPDSERGPVPSHLNLAGDLLTTLDIVTGVRLGDGNVTVHPERVALAGHGMGAGAAVIAAAQRPVGAVAALYPAPTAPAAESLAAGIEAPALILAGESDIASVDGNAIPLARAWAGPVVLRTVDNASHNGMVAGRRLLATLGAGKHEPRTERYTRALLVGYLTYQLLGDKAYAAFADPEAKLSHTSVVDPEPADAELEEIEEESRRLSGRQVVELVQLLRK from the coding sequence GTGTCGGCGTCTGTGAAATCGCTCCTGAAACTCCTCACGAGCCCCGGGCCGCACCGGGTGCTCGGCGGCAATCTGGCCGTCGCGGGGCAACCCGGTGTGGTGTTCACGCCCGAGCAGGGCACCAACCTCCCGGCCGTGGCCTTCGGGCACGGCTGGCTGGCCGGCGCGGGTAATTACGTGCGGCTGTTGCAGCATCTGGCGTCGTGGGGCTTCGTGGCCGCCGCCCCGGACTCCGAGCGCGGGCCGGTGCCCTCGCATCTGAACCTGGCCGGCGATCTGCTCACCACGCTGGATATCGTGACCGGAGTGCGCCTCGGCGACGGCAATGTGACCGTACATCCGGAGCGGGTGGCGCTGGCCGGGCACGGCATGGGTGCGGGTGCGGCGGTGATCGCCGCGGCGCAACGGCCGGTCGGCGCGGTCGCGGCCCTGTATCCGGCGCCCACTGCCCCGGCGGCCGAGTCGCTCGCCGCCGGCATCGAGGCGCCCGCGCTGATCCTGGCCGGGGAGAGCGATATCGCCTCGGTCGACGGCAATGCGATCCCGCTGGCCCGGGCCTGGGCCGGACCGGTGGTGCTGCGCACGGTCGACAACGCCTCGCACAACGGCATGGTCGCGGGCCGCCGCCTCCTCGCCACCCTCGGCGCGGGCAAGCACGAGCCGCGGACCGAGCGCTATACCCGGGCCCTGCTGGTGGGTTATCTGACGTATCAATTGCTCGGCGACAAGGCTTATGCGGCCTTCGCCGATCCCGAGGCGAAGCTGTCGCACACGTCGGTGGTGGACCCGGAACCGGCCGATGCCGAACTCGAGGAGATCGAGGAGGAGAGCCGGCGGCTGTCCGGGCGGCAGGTCGTGGAACTGGTGCAGTTGCTGCGCAAATAA
- the glmM gene encoding phosphoglucosamine mutase, giving the protein MGRLFGTDGVRGLANEGLTPELALHVSAAAAEVLGRGRRRAVAVVGRDPRASGEMLEAAVTAGLTGAGVDVLSVGVLPTPAVAYLTAVYDACLGVMISASHNPMPDNGIKIFAAGGHKLDDAAEDRIEELVRRREFIRPTGAGIGRVLSQSGADGRVDDHYSLAGTHERYVEHLIEATGRDLSGISVVVDCAHGAASDVGPAAYREAGARVVAINAEPNGLNINDRCGSTHLDQVQQAVRDHGADLGLAHDGDADRCLAVDAAGTVVDGDAIMAILALAMHETGALAHDTLVATVMSNLGLHIAMRSAGITMRTTAVGDRYVLEELRRGGYALGGEQSGHVVFPAFGTTGDGVLTGLKLMARMAQTGSSLAELASVVQTVPQVLVNVPVTDKAVVAVAPDLLEAVAEAERVLGDSGRVLLRPSGTEDLIRVMVEATDHDRARTLADDLAKRVAAL; this is encoded by the coding sequence ATGGGACGTTTGTTCGGGACCGACGGAGTCCGAGGACTGGCCAACGAGGGCCTGACTCCGGAGCTGGCACTGCACGTGTCGGCCGCGGCCGCGGAGGTGCTCGGCCGTGGTCGGCGGCGGGCCGTCGCGGTGGTCGGCCGCGATCCGCGCGCCAGCGGCGAGATGTTGGAGGCGGCGGTCACCGCCGGCCTCACCGGCGCGGGTGTGGACGTGTTGTCCGTCGGTGTTCTGCCCACTCCCGCGGTCGCCTACCTGACCGCGGTGTACGACGCCTGTCTGGGCGTGATGATCTCGGCATCGCACAATCCGATGCCGGACAACGGGATCAAGATCTTCGCGGCGGGCGGGCACAAGCTCGACGACGCGGCGGAGGACCGGATCGAGGAGCTGGTCCGCCGGCGCGAGTTCATCCGGCCCACCGGCGCCGGGATCGGCCGGGTGCTGAGTCAGTCCGGCGCGGACGGCCGCGTCGACGACCACTACAGCCTGGCCGGGACGCACGAACGATATGTGGAACACCTGATCGAGGCCACCGGCCGCGATCTGAGTGGGATCAGCGTGGTGGTGGACTGCGCGCACGGCGCGGCCTCCGATGTCGGGCCCGCCGCGTATCGCGAGGCGGGTGCGCGGGTGGTCGCCATCAACGCCGAGCCGAACGGCCTCAACATCAACGACCGCTGCGGGTCGACGCATCTGGACCAGGTCCAGCAGGCGGTGCGCGATCACGGCGCCGATCTGGGGCTCGCACACGACGGTGACGCCGATCGCTGCCTGGCGGTGGACGCCGCCGGCACGGTCGTCGACGGCGACGCCATCATGGCGATCCTGGCGCTGGCCATGCACGAGACCGGTGCGCTCGCCCACGACACGCTGGTCGCGACCGTGATGAGCAATCTGGGCCTGCACATCGCGATGCGGTCGGCGGGAATCACGATGCGTACCACCGCGGTCGGCGACCGCTACGTCCTGGAGGAGTTGCGCCGCGGTGGCTACGCCCTCGGCGGTGAGCAGTCCGGGCATGTGGTGTTCCCCGCGTTCGGCACCACCGGCGACGGCGTGCTGACCGGTCTGAAACTGATGGCCCGGATGGCGCAGACCGGCAGCAGTCTCGCGGAGCTGGCGAGTGTGGTGCAGACCGTGCCGCAGGTGCTGGTGAACGTGCCGGTCACCGACAAGGCCGTGGTCGCGGTCGCGCCGGATCTGCTGGAGGCGGTGGCCGAGGCCGAGCGCGTGCTCGGCGACAGCGGCCGAGTCCTGTTGCGCCCCAGCGGAACCGAGGATCTCATCCGGGTGATGGTGGAGGCCACCGACCACGATCGGGCACGCACCCTGGCCGACGATCTGGCGAAACGGGTCGCCGCGCTCTGA
- the rplM gene encoding 50S ribosomal protein L13 codes for MPTYSPKAGDVTRKWYVIDATDVVLGRLAVQAANILRGKNKPTYAPNSDGGDFVIIINADKVAVSGNKRQDKLLYTHSQYPGGLKSRSVGQLLETRPERVVERAIKGMIPKNKLGNQIIRKLKVYGGPTHPHTAQQPIPFEIKQVAQ; via the coding sequence GTGCCTACGTACAGCCCCAAGGCCGGTGACGTGACCCGTAAGTGGTACGTCATCGACGCCACTGACGTGGTGCTCGGCCGCCTTGCGGTGCAGGCTGCGAACATCCTGCGCGGCAAGAACAAGCCGACCTACGCTCCGAACTCCGACGGTGGCGATTTTGTCATCATCATCAATGCCGACAAGGTTGCCGTCTCCGGTAACAAGCGGCAGGACAAGCTTCTCTACACCCACTCGCAGTACCCGGGCGGTCTGAAGTCCCGGTCTGTCGGGCAGCTGCTGGAGACCCGCCCCGAGCGGGTCGTGGAGCGTGCCATCAAGGGCATGATCCCGAAGAACAAGCTCGGCAACCAGATCATCCGCAAGCTGAAGGTGTACGGCGGCCCGACCCACCCGCACACGGCCCAGCAGCCCATTCCGTTCGAGATCAAGCAGGTGGCCCAGTGA